The Oncorhynchus nerka isolate Pitt River linkage group LG9a, Oner_Uvic_2.0, whole genome shotgun sequence genome has a segment encoding these proteins:
- the LOC115116227 gene encoding cAMP-dependent protein kinase type II-beta regulatory subunit, translated as MSIEIPEGLTELLQSFTVEVLRNQPGDLLEFALQYFTQLKDSETTGAAFGNDQHSASRPSGKAVNFIDEAMQIDSENGEEEESDEEEFIAPVMSRFIRRASVCAEAFNPDEDEEDKEQRVTHPKTDEQRQRLQEACRDILLFKNLDPEQFSQVLDAMFEKFLEVGEHIIDEDDDGDNFYVIERGTFDIYMRVDGVEKTVGAYDNKGSFGELALMYNTPRAATIISTSPGALWCLDRLTFRRIIVKNNALKRRLYEEFIESLPLLTSLELSERMKVVDVLSSRAFCDGEQIISQGDLADCFYIVESGQVRITMKRTRTKKDQEDVDIATCSRGQYFGELSLVTNKPRAASAYAVGSVKCLVMDVQAFERLLGPCMDIMKRNIANYEEQLVTLFECSTTDIEEINP; from the exons ATGAGTATAGAAATTCCTGAAGGATTGACGGAGCTGTTGCAGAGCTTTACCGTGGAAGTGTTACGAAATCAGCCGGGAGATTTGCTCGAGTTCGCGTTGCAGTATTTCACCCAACTGAAGGACAGTGAGACTACCGGGGCCGCGTTCGGCAATGACCAACATTCGGCTTCGCGACCCAGTGGGAAAGCGGTCAATTTCATCGACGAAGCCATGCAGATCGATTCTGaaaatggagaggaagaggagagcgacGAAGAGGAATTCATTG CTCCAGTGATGAGTCGATTCATTAGAAGAGCATCAG TTTGTGCCGAGGCGTTCAACCCTGATGAAGACGAGGAAGACAAAGAACAGAGG GTCACCCATCCTAAAACAgacgaacagagacagagactacaGGAGGCTTGCAGAGACATTCTACTGTTCAAAAACCTGGACCCG GAACAATTTTCCCAAGTACTGGACGCCATGTTTGAGAAGTTCCTTGAGGTAGGAGAACACATCATAGATGAAGACGACGATGGCGACAACTTCTACGTCATTGAAAG agggacCTTTGACATCTATATGAGGGTTGATGGTGTAGAGAAGACCGTGGGAGCCTATGATAACAAGGGGAGCTTTGGGGAGCTGGCCCTGATGTACAACACCCCCAGGGCTGCTACCATCATCTCCACCTCGCCCGGAGCCCTCTGGTGCCTG GATCGTCTGACATTCAGGAGGATCATCGTGAAGAACAACGCGTTGAAGAGGAGACTGTACGAGGAGTTCATTGAATCACTTCCACTGTTAACATCATTAGAG CTTTCAGAGAGAATGAaggtggtggatgtgttgtctTCTAGAGCCTTCTGCGATGGAGAACAGATTATCTCTCAG GGTGATCTAGCAGATTGTTTTTATATAGTTGAATCTGGTCAAGTTAGAATCACCATGAAGAGAACCAGG ACGAAAAAGGACCAAGAGGATGTGGATATAGCTACATGCTCCAGGGGACAGTACTTTGGAGAACTGTCCCTCGTCACCAACAAACCCAGAGCTGCTTCAGCGTATGCTGTGGGAAGTGTCAAGTGTTTAG TTATGGACGTGCAGGCGTTTGAGAGGTTGCTGGGCCCCTGCATGGACATCATGAAGAGGAACATTGCAAATTACGAAGAGCAGCTGGTTACTCTGTTTGAATGTAGCACCACTGACATTGAGGAGATAAACCCATGA